One Rosa chinensis cultivar Old Blush chromosome 3, RchiOBHm-V2, whole genome shotgun sequence DNA window includes the following coding sequences:
- the LOC112193045 gene encoding uncharacterized protein LOC112193045 isoform X2: MDRTSFLAVFLLLFIVSDVTNASMLTKHRFLIGDPPKGNLDNPTLPPVDDGKNKTGSAPPTKTPEPKGSNNSTKPAPVGPPTDTGGGKNNQTQKQDPNPVQKPKEKPTPEPEQKPKENPTLESEQKPKENPTLESDQKPKENPTPEPGKTPEEDPSAKTPEIEKTKNKSANVTNTPNVKKESCDGAIKKCSSTDMVACIKSFNRESTEAVILVQNVRDSTLNGSLSAEDTRDLVIPKHEYKKIKLNMGKSNKIVLKAGNGECVLDPFVSEGNFFMRFPSYEKLVTPINGAYFLIVTVLIFGGMWVCCLVRRRKQRTGGGVPYQELEMALPESASATDVVTAEGWDQGWDDDWDGDNAVKSPGGHLVGSISANGLTARSLNKDGWENNWDD; encoded by the exons ATGGACAGAACTAGTTTTCTGGCGGTGTTCTTATTGCTCTTCATCGTTTCCGATGTCACCAATGCTTCGATGCTCACCAAGCATAGATTTTTGATCGGTGATCCTCCGAAGGGCAATTTGGACAATCCCACATTACCg CCAGTTGATGATGGGAAGAACAAAACGGGCTCTGCCCCACCCACCAAGACGCCGGAGCCGAAAGGTTCAAATAACAGTACTAAACCGGCTCCGGTAGGTCCACCAACTGATACCGGTGGTGGGAAGAATAACCAAACACAGAAGCAGGATCCAAATCCTGTGCAGAAGCCGAAGGAGAAACCAACTCCAGAGCCTGAACAGAAGCCGAAGGAGAATCCAACTCTGGAGTCTGAGCAGAAACCGAAGGAGAATCCAACTCTGGAGTCTGATCAGAAGCCGAAGGAGAATCCAACTCCAGAGCCTGGCAAGACACCGGAAGAGGATCCAAGTGCAAAGACTCCAGAAATAGAGAAGACTAAGAATAAAAGTGCCAATGTGACTAATACACCGAATGTGAAAAAAGAAAGCTGCGATGGGGCAATCAAGAAGTGCAGCAGTACGGATATGGTTGCCTGCATTAAGAGCTTCAATAGGG AATCAACAGAAGCAGTCATTCTGGTCCAAAATGTACGTGACAGCACATTGAACGGAAGCCTTTCTGCAGAAGATACCAGGGACCTGGTGATACCCAAACACGAATATAAAAAG atCAAGCTCAATATGGGTAAAAGCAACAAAATAGTACTGAAAGCTGGAAATGGAGAATGCGTGCTGGACCCTTTTGTATCTGAAGGAAACTTTTTCATGCGTTTCCCTTCTTATGAGAAGTTAGTGACACCAATCAATGGTGCATACTTCTTGATTGTTACAGTGCTAATTTTTGGAGGGATGTGGGTTTGCTGCCTGGTTAGGAGGAGGAAACAGCGCACTGGAGGTGGAGTTCCTTATCAGGAACTTGAAATGGCATTGCCGGAATCGGCTTCAGCAACTGATGTGGTTACGGCAGAAGGTTGGGATCAGGGTTGGGATGACGATTGGGATGGAGATAATGCAGTGAAGTCACCTGGAGGGCATCTGGTGGGAAGCATATCTGCTAATGGTCTTACTGCAAGGTCTTTGAACAAAGATGGGTGGGAAAATAACTGGGATGATTAG
- the LOC112193045 gene encoding probable serine/threonine-protein kinase samkC isoform X1, translating to MDRTSFLAVFLLLFIVSDVTNASMLTKHRFLIGDPPKGNLDNPTLPGKDSPVVSPPPPSKPDPDPDPNPNPKPVDDGKNKTGSAPPTKTPEPKGSNNSTKPAPVGPPTDTGGGKNNQTQKQDPNPVQKPKEKPTPEPEQKPKENPTLESEQKPKENPTLESDQKPKENPTPEPGKTPEEDPSAKTPEIEKTKNKSANVTNTPNVKKESCDGAIKKCSSTDMVACIKSFNRESTEAVILVQNVRDSTLNGSLSAEDTRDLVIPKHEYKKIKLNMGKSNKIVLKAGNGECVLDPFVSEGNFFMRFPSYEKLVTPINGAYFLIVTVLIFGGMWVCCLVRRRKQRTGGGVPYQELEMALPESASATDVVTAEGWDQGWDDDWDGDNAVKSPGGHLVGSISANGLTARSLNKDGWENNWDD from the exons ATGGACAGAACTAGTTTTCTGGCGGTGTTCTTATTGCTCTTCATCGTTTCCGATGTCACCAATGCTTCGATGCTCACCAAGCATAGATTTTTGATCGGTGATCCTCCGAAGGGCAATTTGGACAATCCCACATTACCg GGTAAGGATTCTCCGGTGGTGAGTCCACCTCCGCCTTCTAAACCTGATCCTGATCCTGATCCTAATCCTAATCCTAAGCCAGTTGATGATGGGAAGAACAAAACGGGCTCTGCCCCACCCACCAAGACGCCGGAGCCGAAAGGTTCAAATAACAGTACTAAACCGGCTCCGGTAGGTCCACCAACTGATACCGGTGGTGGGAAGAATAACCAAACACAGAAGCAGGATCCAAATCCTGTGCAGAAGCCGAAGGAGAAACCAACTCCAGAGCCTGAACAGAAGCCGAAGGAGAATCCAACTCTGGAGTCTGAGCAGAAACCGAAGGAGAATCCAACTCTGGAGTCTGATCAGAAGCCGAAGGAGAATCCAACTCCAGAGCCTGGCAAGACACCGGAAGAGGATCCAAGTGCAAAGACTCCAGAAATAGAGAAGACTAAGAATAAAAGTGCCAATGTGACTAATACACCGAATGTGAAAAAAGAAAGCTGCGATGGGGCAATCAAGAAGTGCAGCAGTACGGATATGGTTGCCTGCATTAAGAGCTTCAATAGGG AATCAACAGAAGCAGTCATTCTGGTCCAAAATGTACGTGACAGCACATTGAACGGAAGCCTTTCTGCAGAAGATACCAGGGACCTGGTGATACCCAAACACGAATATAAAAAG atCAAGCTCAATATGGGTAAAAGCAACAAAATAGTACTGAAAGCTGGAAATGGAGAATGCGTGCTGGACCCTTTTGTATCTGAAGGAAACTTTTTCATGCGTTTCCCTTCTTATGAGAAGTTAGTGACACCAATCAATGGTGCATACTTCTTGATTGTTACAGTGCTAATTTTTGGAGGGATGTGGGTTTGCTGCCTGGTTAGGAGGAGGAAACAGCGCACTGGAGGTGGAGTTCCTTATCAGGAACTTGAAATGGCATTGCCGGAATCGGCTTCAGCAACTGATGTGGTTACGGCAGAAGGTTGGGATCAGGGTTGGGATGACGATTGGGATGGAGATAATGCAGTGAAGTCACCTGGAGGGCATCTGGTGGGAAGCATATCTGCTAATGGTCTTACTGCAAGGTCTTTGAACAAAGATGGGTGGGAAAATAACTGGGATGATTAG